One window of the Polyangium spumosum genome contains the following:
- a CDS encoding sulfatase-like hydrolase/transferase has product MKSKRKLGPAGQRRKQIRRRRRVFGLLCLLAPALWVLVTDLVRRHDHLARLDRWHRLGYAGGLAESLVFWFVLLYVAARARGPFRGVVGALFVLLFSVALGVEGAFHRQWNTYLSLDGQIHSKSVLHSIYGYLPLTRPALLFEVLVAIAASIGMLVLARRFVRPRRIPRLVAPILVPAVLVLAVKTPVSYRVLMSSPPDLIYFHGLAAVVKENLDITNESPDLRVERRRPEPVPKLSSKPKRPRNVLLILQESQRADVSCVAYDPEGDCATPFSNEAAPNRMPLMEMHAHDSTTAISISNIWSGVRPTEPRAVLHSVPLLWEYAAAAGFDTAYWTSQNLIFGNARLYVQDIPVSHFAVATHLDTMADLDAGAHDAVLTERVIEEFGELEEPFFAVVHYSNVHYPYVYDEKHAPFQPATFKNAPELNDQFLNYYKNVVYLSDMAVGKLLRHVRGTEKGARTVVVYTSDHGESFREHWQMGHTSSLYEEEIRVPTWIDAPEGTLAPEEEASIRAAEYAYVYHLDLAPTFLDLLGVWDDPALVPFRRRMMGHPLTRPERTIEPVPLTNCTGVWECSFRNWGAMQGPLKVQAREWDAEYHCFDLRTDPDEEKNLGEAACGALPLYARSLYHVMPNVTPPGRPKVNWGK; this is encoded by the coding sequence GTGAAGAGCAAACGAAAGCTCGGCCCCGCGGGGCAGCGGCGGAAGCAAATTCGGCGTCGGCGCAGGGTCTTCGGCCTGCTTTGTTTGCTCGCGCCGGCCCTCTGGGTGCTCGTCACGGATCTCGTGCGGCGGCACGATCACCTCGCGCGCCTCGATCGGTGGCACCGGCTCGGATATGCCGGGGGGCTCGCCGAGAGCCTCGTCTTCTGGTTCGTCCTGCTCTACGTGGCCGCGCGCGCGCGTGGGCCCTTCCGCGGCGTCGTGGGGGCGCTCTTCGTCCTTCTCTTCTCGGTCGCGCTCGGCGTCGAGGGGGCCTTCCACAGGCAGTGGAACACCTACCTCTCCCTCGACGGGCAGATCCATTCGAAGTCGGTCCTGCACTCGATTTACGGCTACCTCCCGCTCACCCGCCCCGCGTTGCTCTTCGAGGTCCTCGTCGCGATCGCGGCCTCGATCGGGATGCTCGTCCTCGCGCGCAGGTTCGTCCGGCCTCGCAGGATCCCGCGGCTCGTCGCGCCGATCCTCGTCCCTGCCGTGCTCGTCCTCGCGGTGAAGACGCCCGTCAGCTACCGGGTCCTCATGTCGTCGCCGCCGGATCTCATCTACTTCCACGGCCTCGCGGCGGTGGTGAAGGAGAACCTCGACATCACCAACGAGTCGCCCGATCTCCGCGTCGAGCGCAGGCGCCCCGAGCCCGTCCCGAAGCTCTCCTCGAAGCCGAAGCGGCCTCGCAACGTGCTGCTCATCCTGCAGGAGAGCCAGCGCGCGGACGTCTCGTGCGTCGCCTACGACCCCGAAGGGGATTGCGCGACGCCCTTCTCGAACGAGGCCGCGCCGAACCGCATGCCGCTCATGGAGATGCACGCGCACGACTCGACGACGGCGATCTCGATCTCGAACATCTGGTCCGGCGTGCGCCCGACCGAGCCACGCGCCGTCTTGCATTCGGTGCCGCTGCTCTGGGAGTACGCGGCGGCGGCGGGCTTCGACACCGCCTACTGGACGAGCCAGAACCTCATCTTCGGCAACGCGCGGCTCTACGTGCAGGACATCCCCGTGAGCCACTTCGCGGTCGCGACGCACCTCGACACGATGGCGGACCTCGACGCGGGCGCGCACGACGCCGTGCTCACCGAGCGCGTGATCGAGGAGTTCGGCGAGCTCGAGGAGCCCTTCTTCGCCGTCGTGCACTACTCGAACGTGCACTACCCCTACGTCTACGACGAGAAACACGCGCCGTTCCAGCCGGCCACGTTCAAGAACGCGCCCGAGCTCAACGACCAGTTCCTGAACTACTACAAGAACGTCGTGTACCTGTCGGACATGGCCGTGGGCAAGCTGCTCCGGCACGTGCGCGGGACCGAGAAGGGCGCGCGTACGGTCGTCGTGTACACCTCGGATCACGGCGAGTCGTTCCGCGAACACTGGCAGATGGGGCACACGAGCTCGCTCTACGAGGAGGAGATCCGCGTGCCGACGTGGATCGACGCGCCCGAGGGCACGCTCGCGCCGGAGGAAGAGGCGAGCATCCGCGCGGCCGAATACGCGTACGTGTATCACCTCGACCTCGCGCCCACGTTCCTCGACCTGCTCGGCGTCTGGGACGATCCCGCCCTCGTGCCTTTCCGGCGCCGCATGATGGGCCACCCGCTCACGCGGCCCGAGCGTACGATCGAGCCCGTGCCGCTCACGAACTGCACCGGCGTGTGGGAGTGCTCGTTCCGCAACTGGGGCGCGATGCAAGGGCCGCTCAAGGTGCAGGCGCGCGAGTGGGACGCCGAGTACCACTGCTTCGATCTGCGC
- a CDS encoding radical SAM/SPASM domain-containing protein, whose translation MEKVSHYLTVSDHAYSPPGSGSSRLVLSGRTGKLLFVPDEVGRDLRARVVPARNEALLDELRAAEIVVPAEQDELEALVARNARATESPSAATFTLLPSSYCNMGCDYCGQTHQRGGLGEEGERATIARIIAAMERPGLRSIRVNWFGAEPMTGYKSILRISDAVVPAAEARSVEYASYMATNGTLLSIERLRALHTRARLRALDVTLDGPAATHDRHRPLLNGRASFRVITGILRAALDEPDLAGLAWRLRTNIDNRNAEFVGAYLDEMKRLGFDHPNVSFDLQAVYSWSNDVSAIELEKELFADLKVSWMVQMLRLGLRFPVVPAKPRPVTCVAMRTTDEVISSSGSLFACTEHPLVPRHEREDVLGRLDAPPAQQRRRGSLALFTEHVREKRFPCHQCAIFGICGGACPKHWYEGHPACPDHKYNMQARLDIHAHLHGMRIL comes from the coding sequence ATGGAAAAGGTTAGCCATTACCTCACGGTCAGCGATCACGCGTATTCGCCGCCGGGGAGCGGATCGTCGCGCCTCGTGCTGAGCGGGCGGACGGGCAAGCTCCTCTTCGTGCCGGACGAGGTCGGCCGGGATCTGCGTGCGCGGGTGGTGCCCGCGAGGAACGAGGCGCTGCTCGACGAGCTGCGCGCGGCGGAGATCGTCGTGCCGGCCGAGCAGGACGAGCTCGAGGCGCTCGTCGCGAGAAACGCGCGCGCCACGGAGAGCCCGTCCGCCGCGACGTTCACGCTGCTGCCTTCGTCGTATTGCAACATGGGCTGCGATTATTGCGGTCAGACGCACCAGCGCGGCGGCCTCGGCGAGGAAGGCGAACGCGCGACCATCGCGCGGATCATCGCCGCGATGGAGCGGCCCGGCCTGCGCAGTATTCGCGTGAACTGGTTCGGCGCGGAGCCCATGACGGGGTACAAGTCCATCCTGCGCATCAGCGACGCCGTCGTCCCCGCCGCCGAAGCGCGCTCGGTGGAGTACGCCTCGTACATGGCGACGAACGGCACGCTCCTCTCCATCGAGCGCCTGCGCGCATTACACACGCGCGCTCGACTGCGCGCGCTCGACGTGACGCTCGACGGTCCGGCCGCGACGCACGATCGGCACCGTCCGCTGCTCAATGGCCGCGCGAGCTTCCGCGTGATCACCGGGATCCTCCGCGCGGCGCTCGACGAGCCCGACCTCGCGGGCCTCGCGTGGCGGCTGCGGACGAACATCGACAACCGGAACGCAGAGTTCGTCGGGGCATACCTCGACGAGATGAAGCGCCTCGGCTTCGATCACCCGAACGTGAGCTTCGACCTCCAGGCCGTGTATTCCTGGTCGAACGACGTCTCGGCGATCGAGCTGGAGAAGGAGCTGTTCGCGGACCTCAAGGTGTCGTGGATGGTGCAGATGTTGCGCCTCGGCCTCCGTTTTCCCGTCGTCCCTGCCAAACCCAGGCCCGTGACCTGTGTCGCGATGCGGACGACGGACGAGGTCATCAGCAGCTCCGGCTCCCTCTTCGCCTGCACCGAACACCCGCTCGTGCCGCGACACGAACGCGAAGATGTGCTCGGTCGCCTCGACGCGCCGCCGGCCCAGCAGCGCAGGCGCGGCTCGCTCGCCCTGTTCACCGAGCACGTGCGGGAAAAACGCTTCCCGTGTCATCAATGCGCGATCTTCGGGATCTGCGGCGGGGCGTGCCCGAAGCACTGGTACGAGGGGCACCCGGCTTGTCCCGACCACAAGTACAACATGCAAGCGCGCCTCGACATCCACGCGCATCTCCACGGCATGCGGATCCTCTGA
- a CDS encoding glycosyltransferase: MSPLVSVLIPYRDAGATLEEALAGILAEREVPIEVLAVDDGSTDAGPAIVARLATRDARVVPLATGGVGIARALAAAHAASRAPFLARMDADDISLPGRLGLQVDALRANARLGVVGTRVEPFPDEAVGEGLARYVAWQNAIVTAEDHDREIYVEAPLCHPSVMLRREAFEAVGAFRDVHWPEDYDLWLRLHAAGFGLAKVDRTLLRWRHHPGRATFRDGRYAIQRFIEAKAHYLAPRLARDPRALVVWGAGPTGRKLSRALAAEGAKAAAFVDIDPKKIGRTARGAPITAKTSLDPTRHLVLVAVGARGARDLIRKDLAALVFVEGRDFFCCS; this comes from the coding sequence GTGTCGCCGCTCGTCTCCGTCCTGATCCCCTACCGCGACGCGGGAGCGACGCTCGAAGAGGCGCTCGCCGGCATCCTCGCCGAGCGGGAGGTGCCGATCGAGGTGCTCGCGGTGGATGATGGCTCGACGGACGCAGGCCCCGCGATCGTGGCGCGCCTGGCCACGCGAGACGCCCGCGTCGTGCCGCTCGCCACGGGCGGCGTGGGGATCGCGCGCGCCCTCGCCGCGGCGCACGCGGCCTCACGCGCGCCGTTCCTCGCGCGGATGGACGCGGACGACATCTCGCTGCCGGGCAGGCTCGGGCTGCAGGTCGACGCGCTCCGGGCGAACGCGCGGCTCGGCGTCGTGGGGACGCGGGTCGAGCCCTTCCCGGACGAGGCCGTGGGCGAGGGGCTCGCGCGGTACGTGGCGTGGCAAAACGCGATCGTCACGGCCGAGGATCACGACCGCGAGATCTACGTCGAGGCCCCGCTCTGCCACCCGTCCGTGATGTTGCGGCGCGAGGCGTTCGAGGCCGTGGGGGCGTTCCGCGACGTGCACTGGCCCGAGGACTACGACCTCTGGTTGCGGCTACACGCCGCGGGCTTCGGGCTCGCCAAGGTGGATCGGACGCTCCTGCGCTGGCGACACCACCCAGGCCGCGCGACGTTCCGCGACGGTCGTTACGCGATCCAGCGGTTCATCGAGGCGAAGGCGCACTACCTCGCGCCGCGCCTCGCGCGAGATCCACGGGCGCTCGTGGTGTGGGGCGCGGGGCCGACGGGGCGCAAGCTCTCGCGCGCGCTCGCGGCCGAGGGCGCGAAGGCCGCGGCGTTCGTGGACATCGATCCGAAGAAGATCGGCCGCACGGCGCGCGGGGCGCCGATCACCGCCAAGACGTCGCTCGATCCCACGAGGCACCTCGTGCTCGTCGCGGTGGGCGCGCGCGGCGCGCGGGACTTGATCCGCAAGGATCTCGCGGCGCTCGTATTCGTCGAGGGGCGCGATTTTTTCTGTTGTTCCTGA
- a CDS encoding DUF2786 domain-containing protein → MSTTTEPTEHARLTLELEAALLRELRSTYQDLNATHFRRALKIPTIELGDAERFLGRWHRETRCIEIGRRLVLERPWGVVVEVLKHEMAHQYVHEVLGQTSEQAHGPAFRGVCERLGIDAHASGLPDAKEAEPGEARVLERITKLLALAESANVNEAQAAMNAAQRLMLKYNIDSVAERQARGYGFRHLGKPTGRVTEAERRLASILGKHFFVEVIWVPVYRPLEGKRGSVLEICGAHANLEMASYVYAFLTRTAEQLWQAHKKLKGLGGNRDRRTFVAGVMAGFDEKLGAQREINTSEGLVWVKDADLGRYYRQRHPRIQHVKYAGGPRSEAHAEGRAAGRRIVLHKPVGQGPSGGVRLLPGKS, encoded by the coding sequence ATGTCGACGACGACCGAGCCGACCGAACACGCGCGCCTCACGCTGGAGCTCGAGGCCGCGCTCCTGCGCGAGCTGCGCTCGACCTACCAGGACCTGAACGCCACGCATTTCCGGCGCGCGCTGAAGATCCCGACGATCGAGCTCGGCGACGCGGAGCGCTTCCTCGGGCGCTGGCACCGCGAGACGCGCTGCATCGAGATCGGCCGGCGGCTCGTGCTCGAGCGGCCGTGGGGGGTCGTGGTCGAGGTGCTCAAGCACGAGATGGCGCATCAGTACGTGCACGAGGTGCTCGGCCAGACGAGCGAGCAGGCGCATGGCCCGGCCTTCCGCGGCGTCTGCGAGCGCCTCGGGATCGACGCGCACGCCTCGGGCCTGCCCGACGCGAAGGAGGCGGAGCCGGGCGAGGCGCGGGTGCTCGAGCGGATCACGAAGCTGCTCGCGCTGGCGGAGAGCGCGAACGTGAACGAGGCGCAGGCCGCGATGAACGCCGCCCAGCGCTTGATGCTCAAGTACAACATCGACAGCGTCGCGGAGCGGCAGGCGCGGGGGTACGGCTTCCGGCACCTCGGCAAGCCCACGGGCCGGGTGACCGAGGCCGAGCGGCGGCTCGCGTCGATCCTGGGCAAGCACTTCTTCGTCGAGGTGATCTGGGTGCCGGTGTACCGGCCGCTCGAAGGCAAACGCGGCAGCGTGCTCGAGATCTGCGGCGCGCACGCGAACCTCGAGATGGCGAGTTACGTGTACGCGTTCCTGACGCGCACGGCCGAGCAGCTCTGGCAGGCGCACAAGAAGCTGAAGGGGCTCGGGGGCAACCGCGATCGGCGCACCTTCGTGGCGGGCGTGATGGCCGGGTTCGACGAGAAGCTCGGGGCGCAACGCGAGATCAACACGAGCGAGGGCCTCGTCTGGGTGAAGGACGCCGACCTCGGCCGGTACTACCGGCAGCGGCACCCGCGCATCCAGCACGTGAAGTACGCGGGTGGTCCGCGCTCCGAGGCGCACGCCGAGGGGCGCGCGGCGGGCAGGCGGATCGTGCTGCACAAGCCGGTGGGGCAGGGGCCGAGCGGGGGAGTTCGGCTGCTCCCGGGCAAATCCTGA
- a CDS encoding LTA synthase family protein, whose protein sequence is MSATNYPLEPSAEGARTSEPASLAPRSQKLRRLARARRLLAWLVLLAPVVLVLAVDITIRGGRLLDLRGKHVASYAFAIVESAILWGLLLYSASARRGALRWISASLFVLLATLTLGVQIYFQRCYSTYVNLDALLFATSFSESVVGHLRADGGNLASAIAPPLVCAAALVFAARRLVRPRHTRAARAARILAPIVITLGFVIPCSYRTVQASTPDVIYLHAMGGVLEQITGLRPPEHVRPGLRTPPALPRATALPSGARVARPNVLFVITESVRADAHCSAPTDDCPFSPATNAAMKDRIPLRQMRSNASTTAISLAVLWSGLPPTASREDLHGYPLLFDYATAAGYDTAYWTSHHMMFANSRLYVQDLPTSHQTGATDLDPLADMDLGADDELLTERIREEIREMREPFFAVAHYGNTHIPYRIDPEHAPFQPAKDSKAPEDNEAYRNYYLDAVHLQDKTIGEMLRFVREQPFGERTIVIFTSDHGESFREHGQLGHTGAVLDEEIHVPAWIDAPEGTLTEAERAALVSHEERIVFHTDLAPTILDMLGLEHEGGFSRWYAAMIGKSLLGPIERTEPVPLTNCSGVWGCAFRNWGMMRENLKLEAREWDTAWHCYDVLADPKELRDLGAAACGDMATRAEALHGGLPGLAK, encoded by the coding sequence GTGTCCGCGACGAACTACCCCCTCGAGCCCAGCGCGGAAGGCGCAAGGACGAGCGAGCCCGCGTCCCTCGCGCCGAGGTCGCAGAAGCTCCGCCGCCTGGCCCGCGCGCGGCGGCTCCTCGCCTGGCTCGTGCTGCTCGCGCCGGTCGTGCTCGTCCTCGCGGTCGACATCACGATCCGCGGCGGGAGGCTGCTCGACCTGCGCGGCAAACACGTGGCGAGTTACGCCTTCGCCATCGTCGAGAGCGCGATCCTCTGGGGCCTCCTGCTCTACTCCGCGTCCGCGCGGCGCGGGGCCCTGCGCTGGATCTCGGCCTCGCTCTTCGTGCTGCTCGCGACGCTCACGCTCGGCGTGCAGATCTACTTCCAGCGTTGTTACTCGACGTACGTGAACCTCGACGCGCTCCTCTTCGCGACGTCGTTCTCGGAGAGCGTCGTCGGGCACCTGCGCGCCGACGGCGGCAACCTCGCCTCGGCCATCGCGCCGCCGCTCGTCTGCGCCGCGGCGCTGGTCTTCGCCGCGCGCAGGCTCGTGCGGCCGAGGCACACGCGGGCGGCACGCGCGGCCCGGATCCTCGCGCCGATCGTGATCACCCTCGGCTTCGTGATCCCCTGCTCCTACCGCACCGTGCAGGCCTCGACGCCCGACGTGATCTACCTCCACGCCATGGGCGGCGTGCTCGAGCAGATCACGGGCCTCCGGCCGCCCGAGCACGTGCGGCCCGGCTTGCGCACGCCGCCCGCGCTGCCTCGCGCCACGGCCCTGCCGAGCGGCGCACGCGTCGCGCGGCCGAACGTGCTCTTCGTGATCACCGAGAGCGTTCGCGCCGACGCGCACTGCTCTGCCCCGACGGACGATTGCCCCTTCTCGCCGGCGACGAACGCCGCGATGAAGGACCGCATCCCGCTGCGCCAGATGCGCTCGAACGCCTCGACGACCGCGATCTCGCTCGCGGTGCTCTGGTCGGGCCTGCCGCCGACGGCCTCGCGCGAGGATCTGCACGGGTATCCGCTGCTCTTCGATTACGCGACCGCGGCCGGCTACGACACGGCGTACTGGACCAGCCACCACATGATGTTCGCGAACTCGCGCCTCTACGTGCAGGACCTGCCGACCTCGCACCAGACCGGCGCCACGGACCTCGATCCGCTCGCGGACATGGATCTCGGCGCGGACGACGAGCTGCTCACCGAGCGCATCCGCGAGGAGATCCGCGAGATGCGCGAGCCCTTCTTCGCCGTCGCGCATTACGGCAACACGCACATCCCCTACCGCATCGATCCCGAGCACGCGCCCTTCCAGCCCGCGAAGGACAGCAAGGCGCCCGAGGACAACGAGGCGTACCGCAACTACTACCTCGACGCGGTGCACCTGCAGGACAAGACGATCGGCGAGATGTTGCGCTTCGTCCGGGAGCAGCCCTTCGGCGAGCGCACGATCGTGATCTTCACCTCGGACCACGGCGAGTCGTTCCGCGAGCACGGGCAGCTCGGGCACACGGGCGCGGTGCTCGACGAGGAGATCCACGTCCCGGCCTGGATCGACGCGCCCGAGGGCACGCTCACCGAGGCCGAGCGGGCCGCGCTCGTGTCGCACGAGGAGCGCATCGTGTTCCACACGGACCTCGCGCCGACGATCCTCGACATGCTCGGCCTCGAGCACGAGGGCGGCTTCTCGCGCTGGTATGCCGCGATGATCGGCAAGAGCCTGCTCGGCCCGATCGAACGAACGGAGCCCGTGCCGCTCACGAACTGCTCGGGCGTGTGGGGCTGCGCGTTCCGCAACTGGGGCATGATGCGCGAGAACCTCAAGCTCGAGGCGCGCGAGTGGGACACGGCCTGGCATTGTTACGACGTGCTCGCGGATCCGAAGGAGCTCCGTGATCTCGGCGCCGCGGCGTGCGGGGACATGGCCACGCGCGCGGAGGCGCTCCACGGCGGGCTGCCGGGCCTCGCGAAGTGA